Proteins encoded within one genomic window of Prauserella marina:
- a CDS encoding ABC transporter substrate-binding protein yields the protein MKTARTAVLLVLLALLTQVSACTTAERVTIIGPWTGTEEAAFRAVLDEFERETGIGYDYLGTRSLSPVLAADVQQGTPPDIAILSSPNELVNYQRQGALRQLPELEDELRSAYSPQWLQLAQAGTERPYAVVVKAALKGLVWFNPNVLTGPVPRTWNQLVSLTDAAAAEGRTPWCMGMGAMSATGFPGSDWIEDILLRRYGPETYQRWVTGDLPWTAPEVRESWIAWGELILGDGAVHGGRGGSLLTNYTTANDTMFAADPGCFLEHQGSYVVNDYRSKGARFDFFPTPGPSGPGDAWLVSADLATMFRDTPAARELMRFLASAEGQRIWPEADRGAVFTVRQDVAATTGSDAVTRNVARIISTAKVLCYDASDLMPTAVTNAFHRAALGYLADPGRLDQLLAELERIRTGVSAQDWANVVCGR from the coding sequence ATGAAAACCGCGCGCACAGCGGTGTTGCTGGTCCTGCTGGCTCTGCTCACCCAGGTCAGCGCGTGTACCACCGCGGAGCGGGTCACCATCATCGGGCCGTGGACGGGAACCGAGGAGGCCGCGTTCCGCGCCGTGCTCGACGAATTCGAGCGCGAGACCGGCATCGGCTACGACTACCTCGGCACGCGCTCGCTGAGTCCGGTACTCGCCGCCGACGTCCAGCAGGGAACCCCGCCGGACATCGCCATACTGTCGAGCCCCAACGAACTCGTGAACTACCAGCGGCAGGGAGCGTTGCGTCAACTGCCGGAACTGGAGGACGAACTGCGCTCGGCCTACAGTCCACAATGGCTGCAACTGGCGCAGGCTGGAACGGAGCGGCCCTACGCCGTCGTGGTCAAGGCCGCGCTCAAGGGCCTCGTCTGGTTCAACCCCAACGTGCTCACCGGCCCCGTTCCCCGCACGTGGAACCAGCTCGTCTCGCTCACCGACGCCGCGGCGGCCGAGGGCAGAACACCGTGGTGCATGGGCATGGGAGCCATGTCGGCGACCGGTTTTCCCGGCTCCGACTGGATCGAGGACATCCTGCTTCGCAGGTACGGACCGGAAACGTACCAGCGCTGGGTCACCGGCGACCTGCCGTGGACGGCTCCCGAGGTGCGGGAGTCCTGGATCGCCTGGGGCGAACTGATTCTCGGTGATGGAGCCGTCCACGGTGGACGCGGTGGTTCGCTGCTCACCAACTACACCACCGCCAACGACACGATGTTCGCCGCCGATCCGGGGTGTTTCCTCGAACATCAGGGTTCCTACGTCGTCAACGACTACCGCTCCAAGGGCGCCCGGTTCGACTTCTTCCCCACCCCCGGCCCCTCCGGGCCCGGCGACGCCTGGCTCGTTTCCGCCGACCTCGCGACGATGTTCCGCGACACCCCGGCCGCGAGGGAACTCATGCGGTTTCTCGCCTCGGCCGAAGGACAGCGCATCTGGCCCGAGGCCGACCGGGGCGCCGTGTTCACGGTGCGCCAGGATGTCGCCGCCACCACCGGGTCGGACGCGGTGACCAGGAACGTCGCGCGGATCATCAGCACGGCGAAAGTCCTGTGCTACGACGCGTCCGACCTCATGCCGACGGCCGTGACGAATGCCTTCCACCGCGCCGCCCTCGGCTACCTCGCCGATCCGGGGCGACTCGACCAGCTGCTGGCCGAACTGGAACGGATCCGCACCGGCGTGTCGGCCCAGGACTGGGCCAACGTGGTGTGCGGCCGGTGA